Below is a genomic region from Longimicrobium sp..
CTACGCGCGGATGGACTCGTACGATGAGCCAGAGGAATCGCTGATTACGATCACAGCCGGCCGAGCTCACGGAGCGTCGCAAGATCCTGCTCGAAATCCGAAACGTCGTAGTTCAGCGGGATGCCGCGGCCGGCGAGGAGATGTTGAAACTGCACTCGCCCCATCTCCGCGAGCCGCGCCGCCTGTGCAAGGGTCAGCTCTTCACGCTGGTAAAGCAGAACCGCGGCTTCGAGACTCATGTAACCTCTCTGGTTCCCAACGCAAGAGCCGTGGCAGCTCGTCGCGCGCAGCGCCGGAGTCCCTCCCCTGAAGTTCGGGGGAGGGACAGGCGCGCCAGGCGCCAGGGCGGGGGCTGCCCGCCGCCGCGCCGAAGCCGGTCGAAGCGGCAGACCCCGTCCCCACCCGTCGCGCGCAGCCCCGTGCGCGAGGTCGCTGAGCCACTGACGGTGTTCCAGGGACCGCAGGCCGAATTCGACACGGGTGAGCCTTGACCCGAGACATAGTTGCGGCTCCTTGGGGCACGAGGCGTCGTCAGGCGAGTGCTGGTGGATGCGATACGTGTCCGCCGGCGCTCTTCCGCGAGGGAGAAAGTGGACTTGCACGGCTCGAGTGCGCCGACGAGTTGTCGCGGCGGGACGATGGGAGCGACAGATATAGCCGCTGGCGTGATGGGGGCGCCTTGGAGCCGAAAAAATTTCCTTTACTCCCACTCCACCAGTTGCGTACCTTGTCCAGCTGCGAGCTGCCGGTTCACCGGTGCGTTGAAATCCACGGAGCGGTTCGGTCGGCGTGGTTCTGCACGTACCGGAAAATTCATGTGTCAACACACCGTTCATTCCATCGAGGTGCTCAATGGACTCCGCTCCCGCCAGAAATGAGACGAAGAAGAACTCGGCGTTCGTTCCCGGGGTCCTCGTGCTGGGGGACGTGCAGGTGGACGTGGTGGTCGCACCCCTCCCCCTGAAGTACCGTCCCCGCCCCGCTGGGGGCGAAAAGGCCGAGACGGCCGGGCCCGCATCCGGCGGTGCGGATGTGCGGCCGAGAAGTGGCCCGGAGGGGGAAGGTGCAGCCCTCGCCGCCCCGGCCGCGCCCGCGGGGACCGGCGACGCTGCCGACGCCGGGGGGGCCGGCGCCGCGTACGGGGGCGAAGCTGCGCAGGCGGGCGTGGCTGGCGCGGCCTCCGACACCGCGGCCGGCCACGGGGGGGCGCGCCGGCACAACTGGCAGAAGGCGCCGCAATACTGGGTGTTCCGCCGTCCCGGTGGAGCCTGGCTGCTGTGCAAGGTGGTGAGGGCCGCGGTCGGCCCGGGGATCCAGGTCAAGACGGCGGGCGAGGCCGAAGGGGAAGACTATCCGAAGCAGCTGACTGCGTCTTGCCCGGTGTCGCTCGCCACGCTGCGCGCATTCCCCCTGAAGGTGTCGAAAGAGCCGAAGGAGGACGACCCGCTGGCGTATCGGATCGCGGGCGATTCGCTCAGCGGCTGGCTTCGCCACATGCTCCCCGGGCCGCCGGTGGGCGACAGGACCGACGAGTTCGACCGGGCGATGCGCGAGCACCTGAAGAAGCTCTCCTCCGACCCGTCGCGCCCAGTGGCCGACCTGCTGGTACTGCACGACCACAACAACGGCTTCCGCGACATTCCCACGGAGGAGTCGGTCGCTCCGTTCGTGGACCCCGAGCTCTTCCCCGGGTCCGCAGGAGGCCGCCGCGGGGTGATCCTGCTCCACAGCGACGCTCCGCTCGCGGAGGGACCGCTCTGGAAGTTCCTCTTCGACGATCACCCGGCCTACCGCGACCGACTGGTGGTGGTGGTGAACGCCGAGGACCTGCGGACCTGGGGCGTCACGCTGGTGGACGACATCTCGCTCGAGCGGACGGTGGCTGACTTCATGTACAACCTGGAGCGCGCGGGGCCGCGCGGGCCGCTGGCGAAGCTCGCGCAGTGCCGCTGCGTGGTGGTGCGGTCGCAGCTGGGCCTGATCGTCCTCTTCCGCCACCCGGCGGTGGGCACGAGCCGGGTGAACATCTCCTTCCTTCCGTTCGCGATCACCGGACCCGGCTCCGACCCCGGCCGCTACGGCAAGATGGTGGGCTACTCGGTGGTCCTGGTTGCGGCGCTCGCGAAGGGGATCTGCTGGGCGTTGTCGCGCTCCGTCGACGACTCAGCGGAGTTCGAGCGCAGGCTGGACGCGGGGATCAGGTTCGGGGCGCACCTAGGACTGGCGCTCAGCGAGGAGCACCTGCGGAAGGGGTTCATCCAGATCAGGCCCGGCGATCCGCTCCCGGAGGAAAAGGAGCTCGACCCGTACGGCGCTCTCTTCAAAGAGATAGGCCCCACGCTCTCGGCCACGGCGGAGAGCGGCGTTCCGCCCACCCCGGCGGCGAAGGGGAAGGATGCGGGCCGCAAGGAATGGGACAAGGACTTCCGCATCGCCTCGGTCGACTTTGATCCGCAAACGCTGGGGGGGATGGAAGCGTGGAGCCGCGTGCAGGTGCTCCCCGGGCTGGCCGGCTGGGGCACCGTCGAGGCAGCGGCCATCGACGTGGTGAGGTACGGGCTCAAAGAGGTGGTTGCCATGGCGGCGGGCCTCGCCTCGTCGCGGCGGGAGAGCGCGGGGAACGGCACCGAGCCCGCCCCCTCACCCCGTCCCGGGCTGGACCAGCCGGACTGGGCTCTCCCGGACCGGCTCCCGTTTCCGTTCGCCACCATCGGCAAGCTGACGCTGGTGGACCGCGACGAGATCGACAGTTTCTCGCACGTCGAGAGACTGGTCCTGAAATATCTCAGGGACAACAACTGGAAGCGTCCGCTCTCCATCGCGGTCTTCGGCCCGCCAGGATCGGGAAAGTCCTTCACGGTCAAGCAGATCATGAAGAACGCCCTGGGCAGCGAGGAACTGGAGCCGCTCGAGTTCAACCTCTCGCAGTTCCAGGTCCTGGACGACCTCTCCGACGCGTTTCACCAGGTGCAGGACCGAGCTCTCGCCATGAAGGGAGCGCCGCTGGT
It encodes:
- a CDS encoding UPF0175 family protein gives rise to the protein MSLEAAVLLYQREELTLAQAARLAEMGRVQFQHLLAGRGIPLNYDVSDFEQDLATLRELGRL
- a CDS encoding AAA family ATPase, with the translated sequence MAGAASDTAAGHGGARRHNWQKAPQYWVFRRPGGAWLLCKVVRAAVGPGIQVKTAGEAEGEDYPKQLTASCPVSLATLRAFPLKVSKEPKEDDPLAYRIAGDSLSGWLRHMLPGPPVGDRTDEFDRAMREHLKKLSSDPSRPVADLLVLHDHNNGFRDIPTEESVAPFVDPELFPGSAGGRRGVILLHSDAPLAEGPLWKFLFDDHPAYRDRLVVVVNAEDLRTWGVTLVDDISLERTVADFMYNLERAGPRGPLAKLAQCRCVVVRSQLGLIVLFRHPAVGTSRVNISFLPFAITGPGSDPGRYGKMVGYSVVLVAALAKGICWALSRSVDDSAEFERRLDAGIRFGAHLGLALSEEHLRKGFIQIRPGDPLPEEKELDPYGALFKEIGPTLSATAESGVPPTPAAKGKDAGRKEWDKDFRIASVDFDPQTLGGMEAWSRVQVLPGLAGWGTVEAAAIDVVRYGLKEVVAMAAGLASSRRESAGNGTEPAPSPRPGLDQPDWALPDRLPFPFATIGKLTLVDRDEIDSFSHVERLVLKYLRDNNWKRPLSIAVFGPPGSGKSFTVKQIMKNALGSEELEPLEFNLSQFQVLDDLSDAFHQVQDRALAMKGAPLVFFDEFDTTFGGEPLGWLKYFLAPMQDGTFRGRHHIFRVPRAIFVFAGGICHTFHHFYGIQRERKEFRDAKGPDFVSRLRGHLDIPGINGEHGVSELLTVRRAILLRVFLEDICPAIIDPHTKRANIDTGVVRAFLLTRKYEHGVRSMEAIVQMATVSLSRRKFQRSSVPAAPQLAMHVDAEEFLQYLDDPNPESTWD